The Rissa tridactyla isolate bRisTri1 chromosome 16, bRisTri1.patW.cur.20221130, whole genome shotgun sequence genome includes a window with the following:
- the C1QA gene encoding complement C1q subcomponent subunit A produces the protein MQIGLWLVTSTLAAVLGMVLSEDGLCWAPAGKDGFPGVPGLDGRPGQKGDVGEPGKSTQRTGIRGPKGDAGEPGLPGIPGNQGYHGLHGPPGLPGKPGPKGDKGKAGNILEQPRPAFSASRKSPPSMGRTVVFDNIITNQENSYSPQTGEFTCRVPGLYYFAYQVVSSGDLCLSITKNRENVVSFCDYNSRELLQVNSGSTVLSLAVGDQVSVSTDPARGSMIYSGSEADSVFSGFMVFPQSG, from the exons ATGCAAATTGGGCTTTGGCTGGTGACCAGCACCTTGGCTGCAGTGCTGGGCATGGTCCTGTCTGAGGATGGATTGTGTTGGGCACCAGCCGGCAAGGATGGCTTCCCGGGAGTCCCTGGCCTTGATGGGAGGCCAGGGCAGAAGGGTGACGTGGGAGAGCCAG GGAAATCAACACAGAGGACAGGCATCCGGGGACCCAAAGGGGATGCAGGTGAGCCGGGTCTTCCTGGCATCCCAGGGAACCAGGGCTACCATGGCCTGCATGGTCCCCCTGGGCTCCCAGGCAAGCCAGGGCCGAAGGGTGACAAGGGGAAAGCTGGCAATATCCTGGAGCAGCCGCGTCCTGCCTTCTCTGCCTCGCGGAAGTCCCCACCGTCCATGGGCAGGACTGTGGTGTTTGACAACATCATCACCAACCAGGAGAACTCCTATAGCCCCCAGACTGGGGAGTTCACCTGCCGTGTCCCCGGGCTCTACTACTTCGCCTACCAAGTGGTGTCCAGCGGTGACCTCTGCCTGAGCATCACCAAGAACAGGGAGAATGTGGTCAGCTTCTGTGACTACAACAGCCGCGAACTCCTGCAGGTGAACTCGGGCAGCACTGTGCTCAGCCTGGCCGTGGGCGACCAGGTCTCTGTGAGCACCGACCCTGCCAGGGGCAGCATGATTTACAGCGGCTCGGAGGCAGACAGCGTCTTCAGCGGCTTCATGGTCTTCCCGCAGTCGGGCTGA
- the C1QC gene encoding complement C1q subcomponent subunit C isoform X1, with amino-acid sequence MLQSTKMGQSFGEQFHLALALLLMNLGSAVTEDAPPSCYGIPGLPGMPGVPGRDGRDGLKGAKGEPGLPATPASRGPKGMKGEPGSPGLPGKTGPIGPPGPPGDPGMMGMAGEPGMPGSYKQKHQSAFSVTRQTSEHPLKNVPLVFNHVITNTNHDYNTTTGKFTCKIPGLYYFVFHSSQTANLCVILYKNEIKMASFCDHKTNTMQVSSGGILLRLGAGNQVWLAVNDYNGMVGIGNSDSIFSGFLLFPD; translated from the exons atgcTCCAGAGCACCAAAATGGGGCAGAGTTTCGGGGAGCAGTTCCATCTGGCTCTCGCCCTCCTACTCATGAATCTGGGGTCTGCTGTCACCGAAGATGCCCCTCCCAGCTGCTATGGGATTCCAGGCCTGCCAGGCATGCCAGGTGTACCAGGCAGGGATGGCCGGGATGGGCTGAAGGGAGCCAAAGGCGAGCCAG GCCTCCCGGCCACTCCTGCATCACGAGGGCCCAAGGGCATGAAAGGGGAACCGGGCAGCCCTGGCTTGCCAGGCAAGACTGGCCCCATCGGTCCCCCTGGTCCTCCTGGAGACCCTGGGATGATGGGCATGGCTGGAGAGCCGGGAATGCCAGGCAGCTACAAGCAGAAGCACCAGTCAGCATTTTCAGTGACGAGACAGACCAGCGAGCACCCCTTGAAGAATGTCCCCCTGGTGTTCAACCACGTCATCACCAACACCAATCACGACTACAACACCACCACAGGCAAGTTCACCTGCAAGATCCCCGGCCTCTACTACTTCGTCTTCCATAGCTCGCAGACAGCCAACCTCTGCGTCATCCTGTACAAGAATGAGATCAAGATGGCCAGCTTCTGCGACCATAAGACCAACACCATGCAGGTCAGCTCTGGTGGAATCCTCCTCCGCCTGGGTGCTGGGAACCAGGTCTGGCTGGCGGTGAATGACTACAATGGCATGGTGGGCATCGGCAACTCTGACAGCATCTTCTCGGGCTTCCTGCTCTTCCCAGACTAG
- the C1QC gene encoding complement C1q subcomponent subunit C isoform X2, with amino-acid sequence MGQSFGEQFHLALALLLMNLGSAVTEDAPPSCYGIPGLPGMPGVPGRDGRDGLKGAKGEPGLPATPASRGPKGMKGEPGSPGLPGKTGPIGPPGPPGDPGMMGMAGEPGMPGSYKQKHQSAFSVTRQTSEHPLKNVPLVFNHVITNTNHDYNTTTGKFTCKIPGLYYFVFHSSQTANLCVILYKNEIKMASFCDHKTNTMQVSSGGILLRLGAGNQVWLAVNDYNGMVGIGNSDSIFSGFLLFPD; translated from the exons ATGGGGCAGAGTTTCGGGGAGCAGTTCCATCTGGCTCTCGCCCTCCTACTCATGAATCTGGGGTCTGCTGTCACCGAAGATGCCCCTCCCAGCTGCTATGGGATTCCAGGCCTGCCAGGCATGCCAGGTGTACCAGGCAGGGATGGCCGGGATGGGCTGAAGGGAGCCAAAGGCGAGCCAG GCCTCCCGGCCACTCCTGCATCACGAGGGCCCAAGGGCATGAAAGGGGAACCGGGCAGCCCTGGCTTGCCAGGCAAGACTGGCCCCATCGGTCCCCCTGGTCCTCCTGGAGACCCTGGGATGATGGGCATGGCTGGAGAGCCGGGAATGCCAGGCAGCTACAAGCAGAAGCACCAGTCAGCATTTTCAGTGACGAGACAGACCAGCGAGCACCCCTTGAAGAATGTCCCCCTGGTGTTCAACCACGTCATCACCAACACCAATCACGACTACAACACCACCACAGGCAAGTTCACCTGCAAGATCCCCGGCCTCTACTACTTCGTCTTCCATAGCTCGCAGACAGCCAACCTCTGCGTCATCCTGTACAAGAATGAGATCAAGATGGCCAGCTTCTGCGACCATAAGACCAACACCATGCAGGTCAGCTCTGGTGGAATCCTCCTCCGCCTGGGTGCTGGGAACCAGGTCTGGCTGGCGGTGAATGACTACAATGGCATGGTGGGCATCGGCAACTCTGACAGCATCTTCTCGGGCTTCCTGCTCTTCCCAGACTAG